Proteins from one Staphylococcus saprophyticus subsp. saprophyticus ATCC 15305 = NCTC 7292 genomic window:
- a CDS encoding PTS sugar transporter subunit IIB, with protein sequence MAEKTIMLVCAAGMSTSMLVQKMQKEAEKQKLDRDIFAVSTSEADQKIESDNIDVLLLGPQVRFKKDEYTKKCSEKDIPVAVIEMRDYGTMNGENVLNTAEQLMTK encoded by the coding sequence ATGGCAGAAAAAACAATCATGTTGGTATGTGCAGCGGGAATGAGTACAAGTATGTTGGTACAAAAAATGCAAAAAGAAGCTGAAAAGCAAAAGCTTGATAGAGATATTTTTGCCGTTTCCACTTCAGAAGCAGATCAAAAAATTGAAAGTGACAATATAGATGTATTGCTACTAGGACCACAAGTTCGCTTTAAAAAAGACGAATATACTAAAAAATGCTCTGAGAAAGACATACCTGTAGCGGTCATTGAAATGAGAGATTATGGAACGATGAATGGAGAAAATGTATTAAATACAGCTGAACAATTGATGACAAAATAG
- a CDS encoding PTS lactose/cellobiose transporter subunit IIA produces the protein MSEAENSLEFAMSLIAYSGDAKSHAMEAIYAAKKNAFEEAEKKLKLAEVSLLEAHHIQTNMLTKEAQGDEIKMSLLTIHSQDHLMTAITFKDMAAEMIDLYKKMDSKA, from the coding sequence ATGTCAGAAGCGGAAAATAGTTTAGAGTTTGCCATGTCACTTATTGCATACAGTGGTGACGCCAAAAGTCATGCAATGGAAGCCATCTATGCGGCAAAGAAAAATGCTTTTGAAGAAGCTGAAAAGAAATTAAAACTTGCAGAAGTTTCATTATTAGAGGCACATCATATTCAAACAAATATGTTAACCAAAGAAGCGCAAGGTGATGAGATAAAAATGTCGCTGTTAACCATTCACAGTCAGGACCATTTAATGACAGCGATTACGTTCAAAGATATGGCAGCAGAAATGATCGATTTATATAAAAAGATGGATTCGAAAGCATAA